In a genomic window of Rhinopithecus roxellana isolate Shanxi Qingling chromosome 2, ASM756505v1, whole genome shotgun sequence:
- the C1QTNF7 gene encoding complement C1q tumor necrosis factor-related protein 7 isoform X1 codes for MSRQEPKMFVLLYVTSFAICASGQPRGNQLKGENYSPRYICSIPGLPGPPGPPGANGSPGPHGRIGLPGRDGRDGRKGEKGEKGTAGLRGKTGPLGLAGEKGDQGETGKKGPMGPEGEKGEVGPVGPPGPKGDRGQQGDPGLPGVCRCGSIVLKSAFSVGITTSYPEERLPIIFNKVLFNEGEHYNPATGKFICAFPGIYYFSYDITLANKHLAIGLVHNGQYRIKTFDANTGNHDVASGSTVIYLQPEDEVWLEIFFTDQNGLFSDPGWADSLFSGFLLYVDTDYLDSISEDDEL; via the exons AGCCAAAGATGTTTGTCTTGCTCTATGTTACAAGTTTTGCCATTTGTGCCAGTGGACAACCCCGGGGTAATCAGTTGAAAGGAGAGAACTACTCCCCCAGGTATATCTGCAGCATTCCTGGCTTGCCTGGACCTCCAGGGCCCCCTGGAGCAAATGGTTCCCCTGGTCCCCATGGTCGCATCGGCCTTCCAGGAAGAGATGGTAGAGACggcaggaaaggagagaaaggtgaAAAGGGAACTGCAG GTTTGAGAGGTAAGACTGGACCACTGGGTCTTGCCGGTGAGAAAGGGGACCAAGGagagactgggaagaaaggaCCCATGGGaccagagggagagaaaggagaagtaGGTCCAGTTGGTCCTCCTGGACCAAAGGGAGACAGAGGACAACAAGGGGACCCAGGGCTGCCTGGAGTTTGCAGATGTGGAAGCATCGTGCTCAAATCCGCCTTTTCTGTTGGCATCACAACCAGCTACCCAGAAGAAAGACTACCTATTATATTTAACAAGGTCCTCTTCAATGAGGGAGAGCACTACAACCCTGCCACAGGGAAGTTCATCTGTGCTTTCCCAGGGATCTATTACTTTTCTTATGATATCACATTGGCTAATAAGCATCTGGCAATCGGACTGGTACACAATGGGCAGTACCGGATAAAGACCTTCGATGCCAACACAGGAAACCATGATGTGGCTTCCGGGTCTACAGTCATCTATCTGCAGCCAGAAGATGAAGTCTGGCTGGAGATCTTCTTCACAGACCAGAATGGCCTCTTCTCAGACCCAGGTTGGGCAGACAGCTTATTCTCCGGGTTTCTCTTATACGTTGACACGGATTATCTAGATTCCATATCAGAAGATGACGAATTGTGA
- the C1QTNF7 gene encoding complement C1q tumor necrosis factor-related protein 7 isoform X2: MFVLLYVTSFAICASGQPRGNQLKGENYSPRYICSIPGLPGPPGPPGANGSPGPHGRIGLPGRDGRDGRKGEKGEKGTAGLRGKTGPLGLAGEKGDQGETGKKGPMGPEGEKGEVGPVGPPGPKGDRGQQGDPGLPGVCRCGSIVLKSAFSVGITTSYPEERLPIIFNKVLFNEGEHYNPATGKFICAFPGIYYFSYDITLANKHLAIGLVHNGQYRIKTFDANTGNHDVASGSTVIYLQPEDEVWLEIFFTDQNGLFSDPGWADSLFSGFLLYVDTDYLDSISEDDEL, translated from the exons ATGTTTGTCTTGCTCTATGTTACAAGTTTTGCCATTTGTGCCAGTGGACAACCCCGGGGTAATCAGTTGAAAGGAGAGAACTACTCCCCCAGGTATATCTGCAGCATTCCTGGCTTGCCTGGACCTCCAGGGCCCCCTGGAGCAAATGGTTCCCCTGGTCCCCATGGTCGCATCGGCCTTCCAGGAAGAGATGGTAGAGACggcaggaaaggagagaaaggtgaAAAGGGAACTGCAG GTTTGAGAGGTAAGACTGGACCACTGGGTCTTGCCGGTGAGAAAGGGGACCAAGGagagactgggaagaaaggaCCCATGGGaccagagggagagaaaggagaagtaGGTCCAGTTGGTCCTCCTGGACCAAAGGGAGACAGAGGACAACAAGGGGACCCAGGGCTGCCTGGAGTTTGCAGATGTGGAAGCATCGTGCTCAAATCCGCCTTTTCTGTTGGCATCACAACCAGCTACCCAGAAGAAAGACTACCTATTATATTTAACAAGGTCCTCTTCAATGAGGGAGAGCACTACAACCCTGCCACAGGGAAGTTCATCTGTGCTTTCCCAGGGATCTATTACTTTTCTTATGATATCACATTGGCTAATAAGCATCTGGCAATCGGACTGGTACACAATGGGCAGTACCGGATAAAGACCTTCGATGCCAACACAGGAAACCATGATGTGGCTTCCGGGTCTACAGTCATCTATCTGCAGCCAGAAGATGAAGTCTGGCTGGAGATCTTCTTCACAGACCAGAATGGCCTCTTCTCAGACCCAGGTTGGGCAGACAGCTTATTCTCCGGGTTTCTCTTATACGTTGACACGGATTATCTAGATTCCATATCAGAAGATGACGAATTGTGA